In one Candidatus Thermoplasmatota archaeon genomic region, the following are encoded:
- a CDS encoding signal peptidase I, with amino-acid sequence MHLDLKKVIGNIIFAAVLLLIIGRFLTIVAGTSFPMSVVSSHSMRPALFEGDMLPWIPCSIKDVREGDVIIYESANSWGRELLIAHRVLEVATSNGKITLITKGDANNYTDQAGPHVPEPPVNDKMLKGKAILLGRQPIKIPFAGYPWLWIQHAFKELSKPMAWGKPQADVHYAVFVPTAVSVSLLVAGVIIWAPENGKSLKDKLKDHIFGPERLSSKRVFVYSLFFYLIFLMIATSFSYDKLSSSLGVDKTPPKSSVFFGSLSEEQESFPQSISVVNPSLFSVKGFIFSSGNISGFLDYSGNKIFTLKRGGRFSGNITAYIPRGTELGTYTGNVYIYSSPYWKLIPSSFIRSLHNWNPRGTIIALSVISALVMSIITSLLLMATSIAVGKYAVMRCYLSWTLLPAHVGMHSVYKSFHSFSFSAGRIKKKCMNALKWMDGELHWIEFGIKKPFIASIGGFVMALPLLYCFENFVYLLFLSSFFGGIIAYAIGCRWRAEIMLSALLVNTWFSSLFAVKSFLYIFRTNHSLLVPFSSIITIAGIILFLFAIMAIPACLLSWLPGYAIHSLRERLDYGVMLKGCDI; translated from the coding sequence ATGCACCTGGATTTAAAAAAAGTTATTGGAAATATAATCTTCGCTGCAGTCCTTCTTTTAATCATCGGGCGTTTCCTTACAATCGTGGCAGGAACTTCCTTCCCCATGAGCGTAGTATCATCACATTCAATGAGGCCAGCCCTTTTTGAAGGGGATATGCTTCCCTGGATTCCGTGCAGTATAAAGGATGTGCGTGAGGGGGACGTTATTATTTATGAAAGTGCAAATAGCTGGGGCAGGGAATTACTCATAGCCCATCGGGTTTTAGAAGTAGCAACAAGCAATGGAAAAATCACGTTGATCACGAAAGGAGATGCTAACAATTATACTGATCAGGCAGGCCCCCACGTCCCCGAACCGCCTGTGAACGACAAAATGCTCAAGGGAAAAGCAATACTGCTAGGAAGACAACCTATAAAAATACCATTTGCAGGCTACCCGTGGTTATGGATACAGCATGCATTTAAGGAGCTGTCAAAGCCCATGGCATGGGGCAAGCCTCAGGCAGATGTGCATTACGCTGTTTTTGTTCCAACAGCGGTATCCGTTTCTCTTCTCGTGGCCGGTGTTATCATATGGGCTCCAGAAAATGGAAAAAGTTTGAAGGATAAGTTGAAGGATCATATATTTGGCCCCGAACGACTTTCATCAAAACGTGTTTTTGTTTACTCCCTCTTCTTTTACCTTATATTCCTGATGATCGCCACATCATTTTCATACGATAAGCTTTCTTCCTCCCTCGGCGTTGACAAAACCCCGCCAAAGAGTAGTGTTTTCTTTGGTAGCCTGAGTGAAGAGCAAGAATCTTTTCCACAGTCCATATCGGTTGTAAATCCGTCCTTATTTTCTGTAAAGGGATTTATATTTTCATCTGGCAATATCTCGGGTTTTTTAGATTATAGTGGTAATAAAATATTTACATTGAAAAGAGGTGGTAGATTTTCGGGGAACATTACTGCATATATTCCCCGGGGAACAGAGCTAGGGACTTACACGGGCAACGTATACATATACTCCTCTCCTTATTGGAAACTGATACCATCTTCTTTTATCCGTTCTCTGCATAACTGGAATCCGCGGGGAACGATTATAGCTCTTTCTGTTATATCCGCATTGGTAATGTCAATTATTACGTCTCTCTTACTCATGGCTACATCAATAGCGGTAGGGAAATATGCGGTTATGAGATGCTATTTATCGTGGACATTACTGCCCGCGCATGTAGGAATGCATTCGGTGTACAAATCATTCCATTCGTTTTCTTTTTCTGCTGGAAGAATAAAGAAGAAATGCATGAATGCTCTTAAATGGATGGATGGTGAATTGCACTGGATTGAGTTTGGCATTAAAAAGCCCTTTATCGCTTCTATTGGCGGCTTCGTTATGGCTTTGCCACTGCTTTATTGTTTTGAAAATTTTGTTTATTTGCTTTTTTTATCCTCATTTTTTGGGGGGATTATTGCTTACGCCATTGGATGCAGATGGAGAGCCGAGATAATGCTTTCTGCCCTTCTTGTAAATACATGGTTTTCTTCTCTTTTTGCCGTCAAATCTTTTTTATACATATTCCGGACAAATCATTCACTGCTTGTGCCTTTTTCTTCCATAATCACAATTGCTGGCATAATTTTATTTCTCTTTGCCATTATGGCTATTCCTGCCTGCCTTCTTTCATGGCTTCCGGGATATGCAATTCATTCGTTAAGGGAAAGATTGGATTATGGGGTGATGTTAAAGGGGTGTGATATATGA